Part of the Osmerus eperlanus chromosome 22, fOsmEpe2.1, whole genome shotgun sequence genome, TACAGGAGGTCACCATGATGCCCACCAGCTGCACCACCATCTCAATGTCATGAGACTTTGCCGAGTGGTGAGAGCTGGGCTTTCTCCTCATCCGGGCCAGAACCAGAGTCAGTCCGCTGATGGTGTTACAGACCAGGGCCACGGCCAGTGATGCCAGACCCAGTCCAGAAAAGAGCATGACGAATGCCAGATCCCCCTCGCCGGTGTCCCCCAGCACTTTAATAAAACACCACGTTCCGGGGTACTGGTAGGTGTAGGAGCCCAGCTGGAAACAAGGCAGCAGAGCTACACAGAGGGCTGCCAGccagatgagggagagggaaagcttCGTCCGGGTGGTGGTCACCAACGAGGAGTGGAGAAGGGGCTGGGTGACCCCCAGGCAGCGCTCGGCTGCCATGGCGCAACCCAGGAAGAGAGGGCACAGGCCGAAGAAGACCATGCTGCCTCCAAGGAACTGGCACATGGCGTCGGCCGAGTCGCTCGCCTCGGCCTCCTCCTCCGACACACCTCCGGAGAGGTAGAGCCGGAGGACGAGTGCCCCGGGGATCACGTGGCCGGCGAAGTCGGTGGCCACCAGGGAGCTGGCAAACAGGAGGAAGGTGGCTTTGGAGCGTCGTCGCTGGAGAGAGTAGGCATTGGCCAGGATGAAGAGGGCCACGATGTTGGAGATGATGCCCAGGGTCATGGAGAGGACAGCTGCGATGGGGCCACTGGACATGGGCTTGTCCAGG contains:
- the ptger1a gene encoding prostaglandin E receptor 1a (subtype EP1), producing the protein MLAMSHYNSSGPASLHPLSNHSQGDLEREVTMEVLAQQGNLSLDKPMSSGPIAAVLSMTLGIISNIVALFILANAYSLQRRRSKATFLLFASSLVATDFAGHVIPGALVLRLYLSGGVSEEEAEASDSADAMCQFLGGSMVFFGLCPLFLGCAMAAERCLGVTQPLLHSSLVTTTRTKLSLSLIWLAALCVALLPCFQLGSYTYQYPGTWCFIKVLGDTGEGDLAFVMLFSGLGLASLAVALVCNTISGLTLVLARMRRKPSSHHSAKSHDIEMVVQLVGIMVTSCICWSPLLLFGLMTVMRSYGDSIGDDLSTYKTLMVMGVRLASWNQILDPWVYILLRRAVLRKIYLITKRQADLKGSVLRRWDGTSFHSSEKHVGNRI